From the Papaver somniferum cultivar HN1 chromosome 2, ASM357369v1, whole genome shotgun sequence genome, the window ACTGAATTACTTAAGGAAGTCGAGCTCGGCTGGGAACTTGATAAGACCTTTTACTTAAGCAGAATCACAAACGAAAACAGACTGCCAGACTTTAATAACAGGAACCTCTAGAACTAACAAGCAAATAAGGAAATTGAACACTTGCACCACATGCAGATAGAAATCAGGCCCATCAATTCATCAAAATTTAAACTGCCTACTCATTTACCTTTAAGAATAGCAAAGTTATCTGGATTCAGAGATTTTTCATTTGATTGTTCAATTGCCCTCCTTGCAACCGCAAGGTCAATACACTTTTTTGCTTCAGATATGCAAGCAGTAAGCAGCCCAGATGGCAGGTCAAAGGAGGCTGCATCTGCACAAATGCCTTCCTGCAGTCCAAAAGATAATATACTACATACATTAGAAGCACCTGCATATCATGAAATAAACAAGAAGGCAAAATCAAAGACTGTAATCAAAATGACATGCTTGCATGATACAATTTATAATAGGATCATTTTGGCTCAGGTTTTGCATGCCCTTTTCTGTTCTATACTTACTCTGACAATTCATTACATTTATTGAGTTCAGGGTGTGTGCTCAGCTCAGTTTATTTGGTACAAGAAGAATTAGATAAAATGTTTTCTGTTTTCCTTTTGTTGGTTGAATTGGTTTTGTGTGTGGTGCTTTTTCACCCTGCTTACACTCTGCTGATGCGATTGTGTGGAGACGATGCAAAGGGGTTTCTTTATCAGGAAAATTTCCTTATCACCTAGATCAACAGTATCTGTTGGATCATCTCCATGGGATGCCCATATGTTGGAGTTAATGGTTATAAGAATCATTGCAATAGGTCTTTTCTTGAACTATAAAATGAGTAAGCAAAAAAAAAGACCATGTAATCCATCTGTGAGTGGACACTTCTTTGGTATAAAACCTAACATGAGGAGTAAGGTCGAGTGCAGGACATGTGAACAACAGCACAGGCCTCCTACAATTATCTTTCcttcctttttgtttttattgtagAGATAATTGGTATTACTAGAGTACTTatgtagaagagaagaaaaaaatagagTAAATCCTATTATCACAGAGAAAAAATCATGAGCGGTCTTACCAAGTTGTGGGCTTCATCGAATATAAGTACACTATTCTGAAAGTCAATTGCAAGAGATCCGCGGTTACCATGGTCGATGAGATAGTTATACGGAGCAAATACAATATCGACAACCTTGTGGAGCTCTCGAGATACGTAATAAGGGCACCTGTGAAGTGGTTTAAGATTCCATACTTCagtgaaagaaaacaaataaTATCAACCAAGAATATGTATTTGTAGCATTTTAATAATAAACCTATTAGTAATAGCTCTGTTAAAACAAAGATGTCAGAGAGTGATAACATACGCTCCGTGACTTCTTCCAATGTTGACCAGGTCCTCTATATCAACAGGTTCATCTCCAAGATAAGGATTACCCTTTAAATAGTCTAATAAAAAAAAGATGAATGATTACATGTAACataaaactgaaaaagaaaaagaaaaatagcaTTAAAAGTGGAATAGATCCAAAACATCAAAATTCAAGTTAAGTCAAAGAAGCTTTCAACTAATGGAAAGAGTTAGtcggaaaaaaaaaagtcatctAAACGAGGTAAAATCCCAAACCTGGAACTTGTCTTTGATGTTTGCACTCGCGTTTTTTACAAATGAAATGACAAGCATTTGTTTGAGCTTTCCCTTGAAGCATTTGTACATCATCGTGAATGCACAACTGCTCCCGCGAACCTAGCACAGTCATTTTGGGCCTGCAGGTTCTCTAACATTTAGGAGTTAAAATATTCGGATTTCATGCAGGCAAAGATAAAGCATCAAAACAAACAAGACACCAGAATAATGCAGCAGTTAAAGGTACTGGGACAAATAATTTGAGTTGTCGTCGGGAAGAAAAGAATAACTGCAAGAAAATGAAATAAGTTTTTTAAATAATATGGGCACAAATAATTAAGCTTGGCATGTTCAAAATCTTACAATAAATCAAGGTTATGCAAACCTTCCTGCTGGTATCAGCCCTATTTCCTTGGTTTAGCGAGCCTTTGGTAAGAAGGTTTGAGCCTATAGTCATCACAGCTGACCTCTTAAGCTAATGCTTCAGACCGCATACCACCAAAAGTGACTAAACCATTGAGTCACTCTAGACAAGCAACACAATACTATGTTGTTACACATAGGGTTTTCAGTGACAGCAACTAAGGCAAAAGTTCCAAATGAAAATATATCAGCATTACTGAAGTTGATAAATTCTGCTTTCGTTGGGGACATGTAGCCCCATAACTATGTTCTTACACAAAGGGTTTTCAATGAGAGCAACTATGGCTGAATATACAAATGATGATATATCAGTATATTACTATTACTCGTGTGGGAAACTTCACATTTCTGACGGGGCTGTACTgctaattggaaaaaaaaaagtcgCACGACttttttcatgttcttctttaTTTAAGATTTTAGTATTGGGAAAAGTGTGAAACCTATTTTGATTGAAGATTTGACTTTGCAAACCACGCCCCAACTTGTCGAACCAACATTTTGGAGGTTTGATTCGTCATGTAAGAATACCATTTTTGAAGAATACATGGTGATATCAAACTCATTCACATACAACAATAACCATAAACAATGCAAGTTAAATTATGAGTTCAATTTTATAAAATCATATATCTAACCTGTAATTAGTTCTTTTCAATTCTTGAATAACTTGCTGGAGCTGGCTATGAGTTCTTGAAGTGTACACTATAGTGGGTAAACCAGTCTGTTTCTTTTCAGATTGTGAACTTGGTCCATCATCTTTATTTCCTTTACCCTTAAATGCAGAAACTCCATGAGAGAAGGCACCTAAGCTTTTTCTCCATGCTAATGTTGCACAAAGAAGACATAATGTTTTCCCTGTACCAGTTGGACTCTCCAATAATGCATTAGATTTctacacataaaaaaaaaaacacaataaaaatcaattcttatcaccaaaaatgaaataaaatttcGATCTGCTGAAAACACAATTAGGGTTTAGTTTGAAGAACTTACAGTTTGTAAAGATTCAATGACTTTTTCCATGTAAACAATTTGACAATCGTATGCCTCGAAAGGGAAATCGACATTGATTCCCCTGATTTTGTAGATTGGCATCGAATTTCAACCAATGATTCACCTTTTGAGAGTGAAGATGGGAAAACCTTGAATCCAGAGAAACGTTGGTTTCCGACCAACCCTAGAAAATGAAAAAACCTTTACAAGGTTTTAACATTTTAACAAGAGTGCCTCGCTCCCGCCAAAGAGGGTATTTTTGTAATTGCATTCCGTAATAGCTAAGAATGCGGTCGGATACACCTTcataagagcaagtcttacggtggaatccaacctattctataatgtggaaaattcatggaatgtcaagtctaatggctttcAAATtgggttttccacagaaaatccaagcaaaatttcatggtttggtggaagggtccgtggaatccatccaaacaccaataagaatagcgctgaacgccaataagattgGCGCAGTAGAGGACAAGAAACGCTAATATGAATAGCGTTGAACGCTAATCAAAATAGGGTAAGTCAAGCGCTAAAAAGAATGGTGTTTAGCGCTATTAACAACAGCGTTTTCTTAACGCCATTAACAATAGCGTTAAGCGCTATTCACAATAGCGTTAAGCGTTATTCACAATAGCGTTGTGCGCTATTAACAATAGTGTTTCGTGTTATTTAGTTTTCCTATACTCTTCTCACATCACTCCTGTTTCTTTACCTATaagttgaaaataaaaaatctttaaaaatacaaaacaaaatttataaatttgaaattaaaacatgatttaAATTAGCTAATTTTCATTTCATAGATTGAGTTACAtggattaaaaaaattaaaagcgACGTTACATGGATTGAAATAACTAATATTTAGTATTTAACATGATCTGATTTTCATTGTCAAGTTTCATCATTTCTCAAAGTTCGCTTCATCATCGGTAAGATCACGATATTTAATTTCCGAGAGCGGGATGGTTCTTAAGAATTTGGTACACATGATCATATGCAAaatctttgttgttttgttgagAATATAGAGTTTTAGCATGTGCCtcctacaaaataaaaaaaacataatctCTCATTTAGAAAATTAATGACTTAAAATATTATTTTCAATTATCCGTGGATAATTGAAAATAAGAGGTTCCATTGAATAATACTTACAACTTCTTCTAACGTCCATCCTCCTCCAGGCATATTTGCATAAATTGAATGTATGATACCCATGTAAACTTTGGTTTGCTTTTTTATCACCGACCACCTATTTTGAATACTTTGTCttgtttttctgttttcattACTACCCGCTTCTTCTACAAAGGCTTGAAGCACCCTTTCCCAATAGTTGTTGACTCCTTGATTTTGTCCAACAATCGGTTGGAGACTAATTCTcatccaagctttggtgattgcaacatcttcATTTTTAGTGTATGCCATACCTGCACTTGATTGAAAGAAGGTTtggaattaaaaatataaaatcaggaGAGATATGAAGCAAAGAAAATCTTGAGATTTTGGGatggtttgatttgtgttgaagatgccaatttatagataaattttaattttgaaaatctgACCGTTGAAACGCTATTGAGAATAGCGTTAAGCGACATTCTTAATCGCGTTTATTATGAGTCGTTGATTAGAAGGAGCCGTTGAGAATCCAATGGTGCAGAATAAAACGCAATTGAGAATAGCGTTAAGCGCCATTCTTATTTGCGCCAAACGCCAATCTTAGTTGCGCTAATCACAAAAAACATCCAGAAGCCACTCGACTTCTCCTATCctatacttagtttttttttctagtctctcattttttcctcttgaacaaactagttttttggtttcatatattgaatcaaatcaaaaagaagataaaattgaatgaaattgaaacttgattgatactaaaaatacttcaactacattgattccactacatcaaattgaaaaaaaaaaaaagataaaaacataATTGAAGCTAAATAGTTCCATAAGCtacatggtttcatatattgaaatGACGAACATTGCTAGTGCTAGGATAACCATAGTTTGCACCAAGTGTTCTAGGAGGATAACCATGTTTTTccaaaatcttattttgtttaTCCAACATAAATTGATGCTTCCATTCCGGCAAGGTCTCAACCTCCACATCCAACACTTCGAGTTCATGTTTCTCCAAAGCTAAATCCACGGATTTCTTGTGTGTCTCTGCAATAGTTAATAAATATTATTCTTGTCCATCCAATCTTTCCATCTTCTTTGCATTCTCTTCACTAAAATGTTTCAAAATACGGTCGGTTTCGTCGTTGATGGCCGATAGCTCCGAAGCTTCCCTTTGTTGAGCCCCTTTTCCCGTTGGTCGACAAGGGCCATCCTCTTCATACCATCTTGGGTTTCTTCTTGACGGAACATTACTTGTGGAAGCATTAACACTAGGAGCCTCCGATTCATCTTCCTCATTTTGGGTAGGATCAAATTCTTCGGGATTGAATCCGGGAACATGGGCTTTGAAAAGTCGGTACACCTCTTCATTTCTAAAAGGTTTTCCCTTGCTAACCTTACTATATTCCAATCTAGCTTCACTCTcctacaaaaaacaaacaaaaacccaaGTTAGAAATCCTTCAATAAAATAAAACGATATACATTAAGAAATCTTAATAAAACTTACAAGATCATCAATTCCGCATCCGCTTGCATTGTTTCTATGAAAATTTCTTAAGATACAAACCCACTTTTTGACATATTTTATCAAAGTACCAAATCTATTTTGCAAATTATGAACAGTCCTATCATACTTATTCCCAAAGCTGCTTACATACGTATTGAATACCCGCTCCCAAAACTGGTATGATTTTTGATCAACTCCGGCAACACCATCAAGTGTAATGCTtatccaagctttggtgattgcaacatcttcGGGTGTAGCATATTTTTCcatggttaaaaaaaaaagtctgaattgcaatgaattttaagaagatggagaaaaaaatctAGAGATTGAAATGTTTTGGTCTCAGATGAGAAGTGATCAATTTATAGGGAGAATTTCGAAttcaaaaaaatagccgttgaaacgctattgttaatagcgttttttttttgtgagtCGTTGATTAGAAGGAGCCGTAAAAGATCTAATGGTTAGAAatgaaacgcaattcttaatagcgttcgacgctattcttaatagcgtcaAACACTCTTCTTATTAGCGCTTTTCTTGAAAAACATCCAGAACCTAAGCCAATTCCCCAAGTTccatacttagtttttttttttcttctcttttgaaaattcatacttagtttttttttcttctcttttgaaaacAGTGAAAACCATAAATAATACAATGAAAATCTTAATATTTCTTAATTTTAAAATCTAGAAATCATAGGATTGCTTATATACTGAAAGTTCATTCGAAATCTTAAGAAAAAAGACTAAAGATGTTCTTCGAAATTTTACGAAAAAAAGACTGAAGTTGTTCTGGTGGGTAAACATCAGTAGGATCGAGTTCACCATCTGAACCGTCAAAATCATTTGGTGGCGGAGGGGGAGATTCTGGTGGCATTTCACCGTCTCTGATACCTAGTCCATGTCGTATCCAAATGTGTTGAACGAGATCATTGCGGAGTTGAAGATATGCCTCATCATTCCTTAACTCGTGGTATGACCTCGGTATTCCAGTAACCTGTCGTATTGGTTCGTTCACGACTTGATCCCAATCTAAGTTACGTCTTTCATtctcaatgaccatgttatgcaaaATCAAACAATCCTTGATAATAAAGTTTATATGCTCCCTATCCCAGTAAAATGATGGCTTTTTTGTTATTTGGAACTTGTTTTGGAGAGTTCCAAAAGCTCTTTCAACATCCTTTCTCTTTGCTTGTTGGTATTTATTGAACAACGTATTAGCTGGCTGATTTGGAAGAAGAATTTTGAATGACTGCACAATATAAGACAATCGTGGATATATATTATCTGCCAAGTAGTAACCCTTGTCGTATTTGTGGCCATTGATGCGGTAATTACAAGGAGCAGCTAAACCATTAACCATCTTATCAAAAAGTGGAGATTGAGTCAAGACGTTCAAGTCGTTGTTCGACCCTGGCATTCCaaagaaaccatgccaaaaccaccgATCATATGATGCCACGACTTCTAAGATCATGGTAGGTTTTTTCTCATTCCCACGGAACGTACCTGCCCATGCTGTTGGAAAATTCTTCCACCGAAaatgcatacaatcaacactTCCAAGCATTCCAGGAAACCCTCTAGCCGCATTTTCTGCCAATAGTCTTTCTGTGTCTTCTCTTATAGGAAGTCGCATGTACCTTGGACCAAAGCGGCAAACAATTACCCCGGTAAACCTCTTCACATACATATAGACGGTTGGCGCTCCAATACGGACATAATCATCTGTGCTATCAGCGGCTATACCTTTACACAGACATTTCATTACGCATACATCTTCATATGGGGAGCGTGACCAAGTTTTCCGGTGCAATCAACTCGGAAATCAAAAGCAGGATCCTCTAGTTGTTGATTTTCTCTACTTTTCCATCTACTTGTAACGGCGTGTTCCAATCTTCTACGACCATTTCCAATAGGAATTCTGGTTAAGTGAACAAAATCTAAAGAGGTGAAACCAATTTCAAAGTTTGGGAAATGAAACGAATTGGTGTTATACCACCACATCTCTATGATTGCATAAGCTAGTTGTTGATCAACTCTCTTAATTCTAATTTCAAAAAATCTTGCAAGCCCGGAATTTTGAAGAACTTGACTAGCTCTTTCATGAACCACCACACGATTATATAAATCTTCAAGATCTTCTAGATTACTGCTAAACGTGATATCATGTTGTGTATCAAGTGGGTCTATACTTGTAGAAATATGTTTCTCATCCCATTCTTTTGAACTCAAGATCATATACACATCCATATCCATAATCTATAcaaaatcatcaaataaaaacaatataGTCACACAGTACACTTAAATTATTTACATAATGTAACTAAAACATGTTAATTCATTATCTTATGGCAATTTCACAATGttcatcatctaaaaccctaaattacacaattttcttcatctaaaaccctaaattacatgtcAAACTCGTCATTGTTAAAATCAAAATTGTTATCATTCATCATACAATGGAGTATCATGCATataatcaacaataatatcatctAAAGCCCTAACATTTCATCAGACCATAAAATAAACTCAAATTATAATTCAACTAACCTCTCTTTGgattctcaatcaaattgagaaattgaagtaTGCTTAGATTCCTTATGACGCAAAGAACAAACCCTTTGAAACTACTTCATTGATTTGAACCATGCTCTGAGAATTAAACAAGGGggtttttaggttttggtttttcttttttttcactcGAGTAAGATGAactgggaagaagaagaagggtcgACGGTTGTACTGTATAAAAGAATCAAAAAGCGCTATTAACAATAGCGTTAGGCGCTATTAACAATAATGTTATTTAAGCGTTGTTAACAATTGTGTttggcgctattaagaatagcgttttgaCCGTTGACCTGGGTCaagcgctattcttaatagcatttTCCATGCGTTATTATTATTAGCGTtttacgctattcttattggcattTCTtgtattccaccattacacttgcacttccatccacaattccaagtgatgaggtggcgtggaagatggaggatggatggattccaccataagatttGCTCTAACTCATGAGTAATTTTTTGGTCTTCTAgaagtaaaaacaaaaaaaatcataagTTAGGTTTGAAATACATTTCAAAAATGACTACTATAAGCAGAAAAATTATGTTTCTTAATTTCGTTTCTTATATGCATGCTTTATGAAGGGGATACCACTATTAGCGGGGTGATACCAATTGAGCAATCCGACGGTCGGGATCTGTTAATACATGTTTGTCCTATATGGAATGGTATCACCCCCAAGTAATACTGGTatccccctttataaatcgtgctTATACGGTCTTAGTGTGTGGATAATAATTTCTAGATGTGCTCTTATGTGATATAAGAATTTCGATATTTTTGTAGGTGATGGTTCTAGGTTCTCAATTTGTTCGGATATATGGTTTTGTATAAGCCGGTGAGGTGTTTATTTTCGTTGATTTCCAAACTTGTTGTTGATAAGGATGATTGGATGGAATTCCAATTGTTTCGGAACCTTATCAAGGTTGTAATTTTAATCTCAAATGCAATTTAAATGATGTAAAACGACATTTGTTTTGCAGGTGACCGGTTTTACCGCAATAATAACACTAATGAAAAGTGTCATTACCTGGGTCCTCGTGTgatgttttggaggttgatataattTGTTATTTCGAACATCAActactgatatatatatatattttcgttGACTTCCAGACTTGTTGTTGATAAGGATGGTTGGGTGGAATTCCAATTGTTTTGGAACCTTACCAAGGTCGGAATTTTAATCTCAGACGCAATTTAAATGCGAAAACGACATGTGACCGTTTTTACCGTAATAATAGCACTTACGAAAAGTGTTATTACCTGGGTCCTCGTGTGTTGTTTTGGAGGTTAATATAATTTGTTCTTTCGAACATCAAttgttgatatatgtatttcacTTTTgttatcagtggaaacctttggtTGAGAGGAAGCACTAGCTTTGACAAATCTTATCTCTTTGCTAATCCTTGGAGCATTTATTTCCTTATAGCTAAATCCTCGTATGtcgcgatgatttttacttgctacGAGCACAAAATATGATTTGTTTAAATTAgctttgaactttttcaagtttttttccAACAACTTGGTATTATCAAATCAACCTCAAGCTGTCTTTCTCGAGTGAGAAAAACACTTTCTCCGCCtttaaaactaatt encodes:
- the LOC113351571 gene encoding putative nuclease HARBI1, with the translated sequence MKCLCKGIAADSTDDYVRIGAPTVYMYVKRFTGVIVCRFGPRYMRLPIREDTERLLAENAARGFPGMLGSVDCMHFRWKNFPTAWAGTFRGNEKKPTMILEVVASYDRWFWHGFFGMPGSNNDLNVLTQSPLFDKMVNGLAAPCNYRINGHKYDKGYYLADNIYPRLSYIVQSFKILLPNQPANTLFNKYQQAKRKDVERAFGTLQNKFQITKKPSFYWDREHINFIIKDCLILHNMVIENERRNLDWDQVVNEPIRQVTGIPRSYHELRNDEAYLQLRNDLVQHIWIRHGLGIRDGEMPPESPPPPPNDFDGSDGELDPTDVYPPEQLQSFFRKISKNIFSLFS